One genomic region from Saccharomyces cerevisiae S288C chromosome XI, complete sequence encodes:
- the MCR1 gene encoding cytochrome-b5 reductase (Mitochondrial NADH-cytochrome b5 reductase; involved in ergosterol biosynthesis), with translation MFSRLSRSHSKALPIALGTVAIAAATAFYFANRNQHSFVFNESNKVFKGDDKWIDLPISKIEEESHDTRRFTFKLPTEDSEMGLVLASALFAKFVTPKGSNVVRPYTPVSDLSQKGHFQLVVKHYEGGKMTSHLFGLKPNDTVSFKGPIMKWKWQPNQFKSITLLGAGTGINPLYQLAHHIVENPNDKTKVNLLYGNKTPQDILLRKELDALKEKYPDKFNVTYFVDDKQDDQDFDGEISFISKDFIQEHVPGPKESTHLFVCGPPPFMNAYSGEKKSPKDQGELIGILNNLGYSKDQVFKF, from the coding sequence ATGTTTTCCAGATTATCCAGATCTCACTCAAAAGCATTACCGATTGCTCTAGGTACAGTTGCTATAGCAGCTGCTACCGCATTCTATTTTGCAAACCGTAACCAACATTCCTTTGTCTTCAATGAATCTAATAAAGTGTTCAAAGGTGATGACAAATGGATCGACTTGCCAATATCTAAAATAGAGGAGGAATCCCACGACACCAGAAGGTTTACTTTTAAGCTGCCTACCGAAGACTCAGAAATGGGGTTGGTCCTAGCATCTGCTCTGTTTGCTAAATTTGTCACACCAAAGGGATCCAATGTGGTGAGACCATACACTCCTGTGAGTGATCTTTCCCAGAAGGGTCACTTCCAGCTGGTCGTCAAGCATTATGAAGGTGGTAAAATGACCTCACATTTATTTGGTCTTAAACCAAATGACACCGTTTCTTTCAAGGGTCCTATTATGAAATGGAAGTGGCAACCTAATCAGTTCAAGTCAATCACCTTGTTAGGTGCCGGTACCGGTATCAACCCTCTGTACCAATTAGCTCATCATATAGTTGAAAACCCAAACGACAAGACCAAAGTTAACTTGCTATATGGGAACAAGACTCCTCAGGACATTTTACTAAGGAAGGAACTGGATGCGTTGAAGGAAAAGTATCCTGACAAGTTCAATGTTACTTACTTTGTTGACGACAAGCAAGATGACCAAGACTTTGATGGTGAAATTAGTTTCATCTCCAAAGATTTTATTCAGGAGCATGTTCCAGGTCCAAAGGAAAGCACACATTTGTTTGTCTGCGGTCCCCCACCATTTATGAACGCTTACTCAGGTGAGAAGAAGTCACCTAAGGACCAAGGTGAATTGATCGGTATCTTGAACAATTTGGGCTACTCCAAGGAccaagttttcaaattttaa
- the DBR1 gene encoding RNA lariat debranching enzyme (RNA lariat debranching enzyme; catalyzes debranching of lariat introns formed during pre-mRNA splicing; required for efficient Ty1 transposition; knockdown of human homolog Dbr1 rescues toxicity of RNA-binding proteins TDP-43 and FUS which are implicated in amyotrophic lateral sclerosis (ALS), suggests potential therapeutic target for ALS and related TDP-43 proteinopathies; human homolog DBR1 can complement yeast dbr1 null mutant), with protein MTKLRIAVQGCCHGQLNQIYKEVSRIHAKTPIDLLIILGDFQSIRDGQDFKSIAIPPKYQRLGDFISYYNNEIEAPVPTIFIGGNHESMRHLMLLPHGGYVAKNIFYMGYSNVIWFKGIRIGSLSGIWKEWDFNKQRPDWNDLENNNWKANIRNLYHVRISDIAPLFMIKHRIDIMLSHDWPNGVVYHGDTKHLLKLKPFFEQDIKEGKLGSPVTWQLLRDLRPQWWLSAHLHVRFMASIKHNKRSHEPPNKSTSKTKKNNNEIDLDLSSDEDERSGIMNCQEENEYDSKYGETRFLALDKCLPRRRWLEILEIEPDTSHASWKDENHRMFWDPEFINNLVICQKNKNLLSNKPFNSVNWIELSQSNREEGRDIDWENYAIPAYTLDIQKDEVRQTKAFISKFMT; from the coding sequence ATGACTAAATTGCGAATTGCTGTACAAGGGTGCTGTCATGGTCAGCTAAACCAAATTTATAAAGAAGTGTCACGAATCCATGCGAAGACTCCCATCGATCTATTAATTATTCTTGGAGATTTTCAAAGTATTCGTGATGGTCAGGATTTTAAGTCAATAGCCATACCAccaaaatatcaaagacTCGGTGATTTCATATCATACTACAATAATGAGATTGAAGCCCCAGTCCCTACTATTTTTATTGGCGGTAATCATGAATCGATGAGACATTTAATGCTTCTGCCACATGGTGGTTATGTAGCAAAgaacattttttatatgGGATACTCTAACGTTATATGGTTTAAAGGCATAAGGATAGGTTCATTGAGCGGGATATGGAAAGAGTGGGATTTCAATAAGCAACGACCAGATTGGAATGACCTAGAAAATAACAATTGGAAAGCTAACATAAGAAATCTGTATCATGTAAGAATTTCTGATATTGCTCCTCTTTTTATGATCAAGCATCGTATTGATATTATGCTGAGCCACGATTGGCCCAATGGAGTCGTTTATCATGGCGATACTAAGCACTTGTTGAAGCTTAAGCCTTTTTTTGAGCAAGATATTAAAGAGGGAAAACTAGGCAGCCCAGTGACCTGGCAACTACTAAGAGATTTGCGGCCTCAATGGTGGTTGAGCGCCCATTTGCATGTCAGGTTCATGGCCTCCATTAAGCATAATAAAAGAAGCCACGAACCGCCTAATAAGTCAACttcaaagacaaaaaaaaacaataatgaaataGATTTGGATTTATCCAGTGACGAGGACGAAAGGTCTGGTATTATGAATTGCCAAGAAGAGAATGAGTATGATTCCAAATACGGCGAGACACGGTTCTTGGCGTTGGACAAGTGCCTGCCAAGAAGACGTTGGTTAGAAATTCTGGAAATAGAACCGGATACATCGCATGCTTCGTGGAAGGACGAGAATCACCGTATGTTCTGGGATCCtgaatttatcaataattTGGTAATttgtcaaaaaaataagaatcTCCTAAGCAATAAACCGTTTAATAGCGTCAATTGGATAGAACTGTCTCAATCTAATAGAGAGGAAGGAAGGGATATTGATTGGGAAAATTATGCCATTCCTGCATACACCTTAGATATTCAGAAAGATGAAGTACGACAAACTAAAGCATTTATCTCTAAATTCATGACTTGA